Below is a genomic region from Chelmon rostratus isolate fCheRos1 chromosome 7, fCheRos1.pri, whole genome shotgun sequence.
gaagtggAAGGCTGTGATGCAGTCtgacagtgaagaggaggaggagggaaggaggaaggctgcagcaggcagtgatggagagcagcaggaggaggagaaggagcagagggaTGACAGCgacgatgaggaggagaagccaGGTACTGTTCTCAGGCCAGCAGGAGGTCACAGTAGCTGAAGTGAAAGCAGAACTGATCTGTGAACATtgaaactgtgtctgtgtgtctgcagtgaagaggaagaaggccATCCTGTcagacagcgaggaggaggaggaggagaaggcagaCACACCAGGTAagatcttcatcactgtgatttcactggACTGCAGTCATACCTCATCATGTAAAAACCCTGCCAGCTGATTGGTTCAATCTGGCTGCGTGATGTCACGTCCTGACTGTCCAATAGAGgcacagaacaacagaaagGATGGGACGCTGTCCGCATACTTTTGTCCACGTTGTGTATGACTGACAGCgttgctctctctcctcctcagcggTGAAGCGGAGTCGGGCGGTGTCCGACGACGAGAACTCGGACAGCGACGGGGGGTCGGTCGGTCCCGACAAGAGCCTGGCCGCCAAACTGAGGGAGCTGGGCTCGGACAGCGGGAGCGAGGAGGACGAGCGGTCGAAGGCCGCGGCGGGGAAGAAGGACGAGAAGGCGCTGTTCGGCAGCGACAGCGACTCCGGAGACGGCGACGAGGAGGAGTACGTACTGAGATCTTGATCCGTCTCTCGTGGTTCAGTTTGAACGAGTTTACAAAAGTTcctctgtgacctttgacctgtgaTTCTTCCAGGAAAATGATCGCAGACATCTTCGGAGAGTCGggagacgaggaagaggaggagttcACGGTGAGTAGCCGCCGAGCGTTCGTTCCTTCTGCGTCTCTGAGTTCGCAGCAGCGGCTTCACGCTGTTTCCTCCGCCTGCAGGGCTTCAACCAGGAGGACCTGGAGGGGGACAAGAAGGAGGCCAAGGAGAggcagctgcaggtggaggaggagtccGACTCCGACGAAGGCGTCGACCGCGGCGGCCAAGAGTGAGTATCTCCTTCCGACAGGAAGCGCGTTCAGCGTGGTTTCACGGTTTTAGATAAACCTGATGTGAAGTCTCAGcacagatcacagatcagccagctgctgctgcatgttcagTTCAGGTGTTCTGTCTTCAGCAGTGACACAACGAGACGTTTGTGGACAAACGTTTGTCCTCCGTTACACTTTGACagcacatcagagacagaaacacagaaacacaagagaaCAGGGGCGGGTAGAAActaatagagtgtgtgtgtgtgtgtgtgcatgtgcgtgtgtgtgtgttcagcaccagCTTCATGTCGGACTTCGACCTCATGCTCGCTCGGAGGAAAGCCATGAACAGCAAGAGGAGGCGTCACCGCGACGGAGGGACGTTCATCAGCGACGCCGACGACGTGGTCAGCGCCATGATCACCAAGATGAACGAGGCTGCTGAGGTACgcctgtcaaaataaaagcccgTCCCGGCGACTTCCTGTGCCCCGTGATACCGACCGTGTGTTGTTTTGACAGGAGGATCGAACGCTGAACAGCCACAAGAAGCCGGCGCTGAAGAAGCTCACGCTGCTGCCGCAGGTCGTCATGCACCTGAAGAAGTAAGACGGCTTTGACTTTGACACCTTCATCGCTCGTCTTCTTCAACTGGCAGctaacatgtttttgtttttcattattaatgaaTCTGCCTGAATTTTGTCTATTCGATTCACCGTTCAGTTTCAGTCCGCCAGAACATCCTGGAGCTCAAGGTGACGTCGGTCCAGGTCTCGGCTGATGgtccaaaaccacaaatgatcaatttactgcaaagaaaaactgcacGTTCTCTTAAATGTGTCGTATTATGTCCAGAAATGGTCCATAAATAATTAAAGAAGCATCTGAATGTGATCACCTGTCCTACCGTACctgacctggacctggaccagaCTCAAACAGTTTTTGGAGTTTATGTAAACGAATTTTTATagaaacttttattttgcattcagATAAAAATGGCCGAACACCTTTCACCTGTGATTTGTGTCCAGCCTGCTGGAGCTTTTGATGGTGCTGTTTGTCCCTCAGGCAGGACTTGAAGGAGACTTTCATCGACAGCGGCGTGATGTCGGCCATCAAAGAGTGGATCAGTCCTCTTCCAGATAAATCGCTTCCCGCTCTCAGAATCAGGGAGGAGCTCCTCCGGATCCTACAGGAGGTGAGTAGAGGTGTGAGAGGACGTCCTGGAAGCCTGAGTTCAGCGTCTGACTGCGACTTTCCTCCCCGCAGCTGCCCAGCGTGAGTCAGGAGACGCTGAAGCACAGCGGGATCGGACGAGCCGTCATGTTTCTCTACAAACACCCCAAAGAGTCCAGATCCAACAAAGACCTCGCTCTCAAACTCATCAGTAAGGCCGTCTGTGTTGGTCCGGTCCCGCAGGGCTCCGAGGGGTCGGTTGGCCGGTGGTTCACActgttcttctctgtgtgcAGACGAGTGGTCGCGGCCCATCTTCGGCTTGACCTCCAACTACAAGGGCATGACGAGGGAGGAGCGTCAGCAGAGAGACCTGGACCAGCAGATGCCCCAGAGACGACGACTCAGGTAGGAACTGAAACCTTCTGACGGGACTCAGACCGTCAGCAGTATGAAGAACGTCCACCTGAAGCTTGGATGGGTTTTCAGTCAACATGTCATTGAGCCGTGGGGGGGTTTCCTGGTAATAATCAGATCAACAGACGCCCGTTATCTAGTCGTCAGTCTGGGGGGTCTTCATGAGGTCTGGGTCCTCCTCAGAGGAGTTCTGGCTTCAGCTCCTCATGTTGTGTTTCTCCTTCCAGccgttctcctcctcctgctgttgtttctttcttAAGCTGTGCCCTCACCTTCATTCCATCcatttcatctctcctcctcctcctcctcctcctcctcctccagtcagCCTTAGAAGGTGGAGAGGGCGGAGGAACCTGACGTCTTCTCTCCACCAATCAGGTTCAGTCACAAAGTTGCATGGTTGCACTGCGAGTTCTGGTCCAAACACAGACGTGAGGCctctgtagcagcagcagcttgtgtgtttGGTATTGATCACATGATTCACACCCTGCGCTCTGGTTGGTCAGTTGAGTCTCGTGTTGTCAGGATGTTGTTTGCAGCAGCGGCCTGAAGTGTGTTGAAGGGTTAAAGATGGAGGACGTCCTCGGCCGCCGTCCTGCAGATAATGAGACGTGTTTTAAAACGAGTCCCTCTTTGTGTGTCCCCGCCGAGGACGGCCGCAGTCCGCCGACGCGTGGAAGGAATCGGCCGAAGCGTCAGGTGTTCGCTGACATGCTGACTAACTGCTGTGAGGTGGAGAATGCCCATAACAGCATGGAGGTTCAGATGAGGGtgtttctcctgctgctctgtcgGTTCGTCCTGACtgaagtgttttctctcttctagTTCTGGAGGTCAGACGCCTCGGAGAGACCTGGAGAAACAGCTGACCGGAGAGGAAAAGTAGGTCCACCTCACAGTTTCACAGTGTCCAGAGCTGCTTTATGCCCCCCTCCATCAATCTGACCGAATATCCTCCCCGCAGAGCTCTGCGACCCGGTGACCCCGGATTCTGTGCCAGGGCTCGAGTGCCGATGCCATCCAACAAGGACTACGTCGTCCGACCCAAGTGGAACGTGGAGGTGGAGTCCAACAGGGTGAGTGGGTGGAGGGACAATGACCTGTGGAGGGTTTACAGGACGATTCTCACCTGGTCACATGAACAAACTGGTCttaggctgcagcagcaggtttttgaCTGGGGGgcgacagaaagagacaaatacgcttctgtgtgaagaaaggttagaataatataataataataattcagttCATTAAAGGATGATCCGTTTGACCAGTTCACTGATGTTTTAATAAATTAGAATTAATTCACATAATTAAACTCAATCTAAACACACCTGATGTCAGTGAGGAGCTGTTGGCCATGAATTTAGTTTAATTAACAGTTTAATTACACATGAAGAATACTCAAACACGATGTGTAATAACAGTGTTACACCACAAGAGGGCAGTCAACGTcgaagctgtgtgtgttcagtgtgtagCCAGAAAGGATCCTAATGATCAGCTGCCTCTAGTGGAGTTCTGGTTCTGGTGTGGAAGGCTGTCTGTacacaggaagtgaggtcattagctgagctgtgattggtcctCTGTAGAGCGGCAATAAGAAAGGCATCAGCCTGCTGGAGAAGCACAAGCGTCGCTTCGCTGAGCAGAAGAAGATGAACCGTCCGCAGGGGGCTGTGAAGATCAGCATAGAGGGCAACAGAATGCCTCTGTAGTTCCTTCCGTTGACCTGCGGGGGGCAGTAAGTCCTTCTGCATGGTGTGGCGGTGATGAGGCGTCTGCAAAGAGTTTCCTCTGCAGAAGACTCTGCGCTCTGTTTCAGCTAACAGAGTGAAGCGTCTGTCTGTAGGAAGCATCTTTGTCAGAAAGCTGTGACCTCTGACTGACCCCTGACTcaccagctgtgtttgtttaacaCCAAAAAGTGAAACGAGGTTCAACTTCTCATGG
It encodes:
- the LOC121608995 gene encoding protein IWS1 homolog, encoding MDGEEDDFMSGSHSDDGGGTPVQDEHHGSDGEEMRSDGHQSEDEGSNDDDAPNAMETSGAASGSDNEDHRGADSDSETEAPRPADSDDDSPVKRGTSGSDNEDESPVKRGASDNEEGGGSPPPKRAGSSSDVEDGEERSKAAADSDSECDAKPAASPDRRSNADSDSDTETPGRRKAAQIDSEEEEEKQPEEAEGGGGKWKAVMQSDSEEEEEGRRKAAAGSDGEQQEEEKEQRDDSDDEEEKPVKRKKAILSDSEEEEEEKADTPAVKRSRAVSDDENSDSDGGSVGPDKSLAAKLRELGSDSGSEEDERSKAAAGKKDEKALFGSDSDSGDGDEEEKMIADIFGESGDEEEEEFTGFNQEDLEGDKKEAKERQLQVEEESDSDEGVDRGGQDTSFMSDFDLMLARRKAMNSKRRRHRDGGTFISDADDVVSAMITKMNEAAEEDRTLNSHKKPALKKLTLLPQVVMHLKKQDLKETFIDSGVMSAIKEWISPLPDKSLPALRIREELLRILQELPSVSQETLKHSGIGRAVMFLYKHPKESRSNKDLALKLINEWSRPIFGLTSNYKGMTREERQQRDLDQQMPQRRRLSSGGQTPRRDLEKQLTGEEKALRPGDPGFCARARVPMPSNKDYVVRPKWNVEVESNRGPMKKGLSRVDKQMRRFADIRRLTKPGHAVKISVEGNRMPL